Within the Musa acuminata AAA Group cultivar baxijiao chromosome BXJ2-9, Cavendish_Baxijiao_AAA, whole genome shotgun sequence genome, the region tatatatgtatatatatatatatatatacatatatatatatatatgtatatatatatatatatatatacatacatatatatatatgtacatatatatatatatatatatatatatatatatatatatatatatatatatatatacatacatatatatatatatatatatatacttatatatatatatatatatatatatatatatatatatatacatacatatatatacatacatatatgtatgtatatatatatatatatacatatatatatatacatatatatacttatatatatacatatatatacatatatatacatatatatacatatatatatatatatatatacatgtatatatatatatatatatatatatatacatatatatatatatatacatatatctatatatatatatacatatatatatatatacatatatatatatatatatatatatttatacatacatatatatatatatatatatatatatatatatatatatatacatacatacatatatatatatacatatatatatatatacatatatatatatatacatatatatatatatatatatatatatatatatatatacatatacatatatatatatatatatatacatacatatatatatatatgtatatatatatatatatacatatgtatatatatatatatatgtatatatatatatatacatatatatatatatacatatgtatatatatgtatatatacatatttatacatatgtatatatatgtatatatacatatatatacatatatatatttatatatatacatatgtatacatatgtatacatatatatacatatatatacatatgtatatatatgtatacatatgtatatatatatacatatatatacatatatatatacatatacatatatatatacatatatatatatatatacatatacatatatatatacatatatatatatatatacatatatatatatatatacatatatatatacatatatacatatatatatatatatatatatacatatatatatatataaagagagagagagagagagagaaggtgggGGGTGGGGTCAATTTCCGTATTGCTGTGGTGCAGTTGTCTGAAAGCAAATGCTTTTCCACTCCCAACACTTGCCACATCAAAAGAACACGATCCTCTTTGTAGGAGAGGAATTCCGCACTATAAATCTGGATCGAAACCCGCTCTTATACCACTCCATGCTCAACCAGTCTTCCTCCACATCTCATAGTACTTCACCATCACTCGTTCTGCAAACTAGCTAGCTAGCTAGTAGTATGGCATCCACGAAGAACATCCAGCAGCTGACGCTCTCTGAGGAGGAGGCAGGCTCGTGCGCCTTACAGCTAGCTAGCAGCTGCGCTCTCCCCTTCACCCTCGAGGCCGCCATCGAGCTGCGGCTACTCGACATCATCGTCGAGGCCGGCCCGGGCTCCATGTTGAGCCCGGTTGAGATCGTTGCCCGGCTGCCGACCGAGAACCCGCAGGCGGCCACGATGGTGGACCGAATGCTCCGCTTGCTCGCCGCCAACACTGTCGTCAGCTGCACCGTCCAAACTGGAGCCGATGGCCGCCCAACGAGGAAGTACGGCGCAGCTCCCATCTGCAAGTACCTGACCAAGAACGAGGATGGTGTGTCCATGGCTGCTTTGGCTTTGTTGCTGCAGGATAAGATCTTTGTGGATACATGGTAATTTTGAAGTCGGAGGATAGATTTGAGATCTTCTAGGCACATTTACTGTAGCTTTTCTCGTACTGATTTGTAGCAGCTAAGGCTCAGTAGTCATAAAGCAAAACACTGTAAACAATCAATTTCAGGCACTATTTGAAGGATTCGGTCCCGGAGGGTGGCATCACTATTAAGACTGCCCACGGGATGTTCCTGTTCGATTACACGAGTTCTGACACCCGCACATCAAGgggtctatcaacttcgttttgTCTAATCCCTCGgggtctatcaacttcgttttgTCTAATCATTTTgggtctatcaacttcgttttgTCTAATCCCTCAGATCACATCAAGgggtctatcaacttcgttttgTCTAATCCCTCAGACCACGTCGTGACGAGTCCTCTAACTCCGTTTACGGGTAGCTCTTTCCTACTCGAACCCTCTCACCATGCCAAAATGTTagatcggctctgataccaaatattatgacccgagcctgatgggctaactagcctatcaacttcgtttggtctaatccactgaccaaaatgcttaagctgaagttgataataatacactcatcagacccttataagtcattcttagtcttgtccactttcgatgtgggactaatcagggatgttacaaGTTGAGCACATCAGCGGATACATGTTTGAAGCTGTTCCGATCGGAGATGCCATCTTTTTGAAGGTGATGTCTTCTAATCACTGGCCGCCCCGCACTCATTGACATTATAAATCGGAAAGTATAATGCAATCTTTTTTActccttttcttgttcttattatattattagtaattatatGATTGAAcagagaaaaaataattattcatcaATAACTACATTTGATATTAATAATGAAATTTTTAGAACGAGACCTCCGGTAAGAAGCAAAAGACTGAACATAATATCACAAAATTTACTTAGTTTTGCCTAAATTGAAATTATATtcatcatgaaaaaaaaatttagattctcTTCTAtgtcataattatatatatatatatatacacacgctcACACATGCATGAATAGCAACAAAAAAATTCTTCTCTGTCTCTAACCTTATTTATGCATGGTACTTATAATGCAACCAACATTTAATTTTAATGGGctttttctataatttttttaacttgAATTACT harbors:
- the LOC135622032 gene encoding flavone 3'-O-methyltransferase 1-like: MASTKNIQQLTLSEEEAGSCALQLASSCALPFTLEAAIELRLLDIIVEAGPGSMLSPVEIVARLPTENPQAATMVDRMLRLLAANTVVSCTVQTGADGRPTRKYGAAPICKYLTKNEDGVSMAALALLLQDKIFVDTWHYLKDSVPEGGITIKTAHGMFLFDYTSSDTRTSRGMLQVEHISGYMFEAVPIGDAIFLKWVLHDWSDEDCVKILKNCWKALTENGKVIVVECILPIVPEPTAKAQAVFQFDVYLIVCTNGGRERSEEEFKDLAREAGFPGFKAAHVFADTWVLKFTK